In the Brevundimonas mediterranea genome, GAAGGACGCCGGCTTCCGCCGCGACTTTCAGCACGAACGCACCGTCTCCGGCGTCGCCTTCGATCCCAAGGGCCGGCGCATCGCCGCCTCGACCTACGGCGGCGCCGCCCTCTGGTACGCCCGGATCGAGAAGCAGCAGCCGGTCAAACTGGCCTGGGCCGGATCCCACACCGCCGTGGCCTTTTCACCCGACGGGGCCTTTGTCGTTACCACCATGCAGGACAGCCAACTTCACGGCTGGCGGCTGAAGGACGCCAAGAACCTGCGCATGGGCGGCTATCCGTCCAAGGTCCGCTCGCTGGCCTTCTTCGCCAACGGCCAGCTGCTGGCCACCTCGGGCGCCCAGGGCGCGGTCCTGTGGCCCTTCATCGGCTCGAACGGGCCCATGGGACGCGAGGCGACCGAGATCGGCTATGACGACACCACCCTGGTCAATCTGGTCTCGGCCCGGACCGAGCACGGCCTGCTGGCCGCCGGCCTGACCGACGGCCGGGTCTGGGTCGCCCATCCGGCCTCTCATGGTCTGAACTTCGTCAAGGCCGAGAAA is a window encoding:
- a CDS encoding WD40 repeat domain-containing protein, which encodes MNFDFDAQVTAALFDSTGAVFALGDGSVRFEDGTTVQAHDGAVLCAAVHPTGDGIVTGGDDGQVVWSRRGEDAMVLATAKNQWIDSIDASAASGLVAFSSGRTLSVIDPKDAGFRRDFQHERTVSGVAFDPKGRRIAASTYGGAALWYARIEKQQPVKLAWAGSHTAVAFSPDGAFVVTTMQDSQLHGWRLKDAKNLRMGGYPSKVRSLAFFANGQLLATSGAQGAVLWPFIGSNGPMGREATEIGYDDTTLVNLVSARTEHGLLAAGLTDGRVWVAHPASHGLNFVKAEKGPSIVALSLSPAADKVAWADEDGAAGVLIL